In Natronococcus occultus SP4, the following proteins share a genomic window:
- a CDS encoding polysaccharide pyruvyl transferase family protein → MKVVLLRTWLTNIGNGFIDKGARQIIEKALPNAEIVEVSGYPNYAAEQLNDGLSAGAPSIVTNTYHTLRNIFDGEVDPKERMVNVSEFVDADVAVFPGCTLYPGALDLYENTLRELSNRGMKIVFLGAGGGNYLPETQRYVKSVLKDLDAPILITRDTTSHDIYSDLFAYSYNGIDCAFFIDEWYQPPDANRDFVVSTFDKSKEPDYIQQNYQTIIRPEHNPLGHSHPFYGIPRRIVDRIRSPPVYNRENIFVSDTLEDYLFWFKNANITHSDRIHSCVPTLVYGNQAQFYYDSPRGDLFENAPLDGDIRNELVSVKKGDLEELKSEQVNKMEEFISLAI, encoded by the coding sequence ATGAAAGTCGTACTACTCCGAACCTGGTTAACAAATATTGGTAATGGCTTTATTGATAAAGGTGCGAGACAAATTATTGAGAAAGCCCTTCCTAACGCAGAAATAGTTGAAGTTAGTGGGTATCCCAACTACGCTGCAGAACAACTGAACGATGGTCTATCTGCAGGGGCACCCAGTATAGTAACCAACACATATCATACACTACGCAATATATTCGATGGTGAGGTAGACCCTAAAGAAAGGATGGTGAATGTGTCTGAGTTTGTAGACGCAGACGTTGCTGTTTTTCCTGGTTGCACTCTTTATCCTGGTGCCCTTGATTTGTATGAAAATACTTTACGTGAACTCTCGAATCGTGGTATGAAAATCGTGTTTCTAGGAGCAGGAGGAGGAAATTACCTACCAGAGACACAGAGATATGTTAAATCTGTGCTAAAGGACTTAGACGCTCCTATTCTCATAACAAGAGATACAACTTCACATGATATATACTCCGATCTTTTCGCCTATTCCTACAACGGTATCGATTGCGCATTTTTTATTGATGAATGGTACCAACCACCGGACGCAAATAGGGATTTTGTAGTATCTACGTTTGATAAGTCTAAAGAGCCGGATTACATACAACAAAACTATCAAACAATAATACGACCAGAACATAACCCACTTGGACACTCTCATCCTTTTTATGGAATACCTAGGAGAATTGTTGATAGGATTAGAAGTCCGCCGGTATATAATAGAGAGAATATTTTTGTGTCAGATACACTTGAAGACTATCTATTTTGGTTTAAGAATGCTAACATAACCCATTCCGATAGAATCCACTCTTGTGTTCCTACGTTGGTATATGGAAACCAAGCGCAGTTCTACTACGACAGCCCCCGTGGAGATTTGTTTGAAAATGCTCCATTAGATGGTGACATAAGAAACGAGCTTGTTTCCGTCAAAAAAGGCGACTTAGAGGAATTGAAATCAGAACAGGTAAACAAGATGGAAGAATTTATTTCTCTTGCTATTTAA
- a CDS encoding GNAT family N-acetyltransferase, translating into MRGEFRTGEVDKSRILSLLDESFEDWGDEELFQWKYDEYPGYDSDKHVYSITIDGELAAFRRIFRKEIVVGGETIPIHIYGDTAVAPKYQGQGLYSELYERTKAYSEQSDAKYVAAFNRKGNLTFDANRKRGWSYRTLPLQLRILSPKAVLETYASLITDQIPLIDSLAELIGHRLHVGTTDGQLTFEDLVTDSTKPTGWSVGPVLSDTAVTSYVEAVSTDGNTIADLVMASAQLAVNGHISVGHSANSTTSAYHSTGEIDVSVQQSVSDAEIDELVALYHNRPSFCRTREDISHITQYPKSDVLFARRDGAIVGYAVLGAYENNGVVEGRVLELQTRTDDEAIANKLLEHVETRALERGFELVLILTDRQLGERWAAIDQQVIVWDELGQPNNQPLQREHLQISLYDVV; encoded by the coding sequence ATGCGCGGAGAGTTTCGAACCGGAGAGGTCGATAAATCGCGGATACTTTCCCTTCTGGATGAGTCGTTCGAGGACTGGGGTGACGAGGAGCTCTTCCAGTGGAAGTACGACGAGTATCCTGGATACGATTCTGACAAGCACGTATACTCAATTACTATCGACGGCGAGCTGGCTGCGTTCCGCCGAATATTTCGGAAGGAGATCGTCGTCGGCGGAGAGACGATTCCGATCCACATCTACGGTGATACAGCTGTCGCGCCGAAGTATCAGGGGCAAGGACTGTACTCGGAACTCTACGAGCGCACGAAAGCGTACAGCGAGCAAAGCGACGCGAAATACGTCGCCGCGTTTAATCGGAAGGGGAATCTCACGTTCGACGCGAACCGTAAGCGGGGTTGGTCGTACCGGACGCTTCCGTTGCAGCTACGGATTCTCTCTCCGAAGGCCGTTCTCGAGACGTATGCTTCGCTCATTACTGATCAAATCCCACTGATCGACTCACTTGCAGAGTTGATCGGACATCGGTTGCATGTTGGTACAACTGATGGTCAGCTCACATTCGAAGACCTTGTCACTGATAGTACGAAGCCGACAGGTTGGTCAGTTGGACCAGTACTATCAGATACGGCGGTTACCAGTTATGTTGAAGCTGTGAGTACAGATGGAAATACTATCGCTGATCTCGTCATGGCGTCAGCACAGCTTGCCGTAAACGGCCATATCTCAGTTGGTCACTCAGCTAACTCGACGACATCGGCGTATCACTCTACTGGCGAAATCGATGTTTCCGTCCAGCAGTCGGTATCTGATGCTGAAATTGACGAGTTGGTTGCGCTCTACCATAATCGCCCCTCGTTCTGTCGGACACGTGAAGACATAAGTCATATTACTCAATATCCGAAGTCGGATGTGCTTTTTGCTCGCCGTGATGGAGCGATTGTCGGCTACGCTGTTCTAGGAGCATACGAAAACAATGGAGTCGTCGAAGGACGTGTACTCGAACTCCAGACCAGAACCGACGATGAGGCCATTGCTAATAAGCTTCTTGAGCACGTCGAAACCCGTGCGCTTGAGCGTGGATTCGAGTTAGTGTTAATACTGACCGACAGGCAACTCGGAGAACGATGGGCAGCGATTGATCAACAGGTCATCGTCTGGGACGAACTCGGACAACCAAACAATCAGCCACTTCAACGTGAGCACCTACAGATCAGTCTCTATGATGTTGTATAA
- a CDS encoding glycosyltransferase family 4 protein, whose protein sequence is MEFFQEQVRILEEKGVESDVLYSGTRSTDYHTEKDGIGAKIMNTLYGHNAAYYGIRAGVFYPKILKQSIFEEYDIVHVNSGMVAPLAMMQPQRPLVTTLWGDDLLSDRLNGYQSEITKQCAKRSDATIVRSKEMREELPCDAQIIPSGVDMEKFTPIEQEEALHQVGWSSEKKHILFPYSPSQSKKRYPAAKKIVEKVNYEIEEKVDMKTISGVPHEEMNLYYSAADVLLLPSLREGSPNTVKEAMACNLPVVSTNVGDVQERVGPVRNSFACKGDEEMKERVQQVVVSGERSNGRKFVEEVSLDTMGDRILSIYEALS, encoded by the coding sequence ATGGAATTCTTCCAAGAACAGGTCCGTATTCTAGAGGAAAAAGGAGTCGAAAGTGACGTCTTGTACTCAGGAACCCGGAGTACGGACTATCATACTGAGAAGGACGGTATAGGAGCCAAAATAATGAACACACTTTATGGACACAACGCTGCGTACTATGGGATCCGCGCTGGTGTGTTTTACCCAAAAATTCTCAAACAATCTATTTTTGAAGAGTATGACATCGTCCATGTCAATTCGGGTATGGTAGCACCACTAGCAATGATGCAACCACAGCGTCCACTTGTCACCACACTCTGGGGGGATGACCTGCTCAGTGACCGGCTTAATGGATATCAGAGTGAAATCACGAAACAATGTGCAAAGCGAAGTGATGCCACGATCGTCCGAAGTAAGGAAATGCGTGAAGAGCTCCCGTGTGATGCACAAATAATCCCAAGTGGTGTTGATATGGAAAAGTTCACGCCAATAGAGCAAGAAGAAGCTCTTCATCAGGTGGGATGGTCATCCGAAAAGAAGCATATTCTTTTTCCATATAGTCCTTCACAGTCGAAAAAGAGATACCCGGCAGCTAAAAAAATAGTAGAGAAAGTTAATTACGAGATTGAGGAAAAGGTAGACATGAAAACTATTTCTGGAGTCCCTCATGAAGAGATGAATCTATACTACAGTGCTGCTGATGTTCTTCTTCTTCCGTCACTTCGAGAGGGATCACCCAATACGGTTAAGGAGGCAATGGCTTGCAACCTACCTGTAGTATCAACTAATGTCGGTGATGTTCAAGAAAGAGTCGGTCCAGTTCGCAATTCCTTCGCTTGCAAAGGCGATGAAGAAATGAAAGAACGAGTACAACAAGTAGTAGTATCCGGTGAACGGTCAAATGGGAGAAAGTTTGTTGAGGAAGTGAGCCTAGATACGATGGGAGATCGTATTTTATCGATTTATGAGGCTCTCTCATGA
- a CDS encoding S8 family peptidase, with protein sequence MIETEDEHPEIPDDPEDVYDDLLWDKQVQDVREAQAYATGEGTTVAIIDTGVAEHPDLPNLDTDASATIAFGTDSGHQGDPNGHGTHVAGTAAAAGDVAMTGTAPDAVIISVDVLGYGTGSMGDIMAGMEYAAAVGADAANISLGSMQAPQDVDVGFYRQLFQPVANYGRREGTLYVGSAGNDETDLQGGWVRLWNGLAGVVGVSATGPNDELSFYSNWGRNDVDVGAPGGGYETEELSVDPEADVEWPAPLSFVFSTVPEGDGPDDSDYDWFAGTSMAAPQVTGLAALVRELDPDANPQQVLQAIRHGAEVADNRGDPELGAGRVNALNTVERV encoded by the coding sequence GTGATCGAAACCGAAGACGAACACCCTGAGATCCCGGACGACCCCGAGGACGTGTATGACGACCTGCTCTGGGATAAGCAGGTCCAGGACGTTCGCGAGGCTCAGGCCTACGCTACGGGCGAGGGGACGACGGTAGCGATCATCGACACGGGCGTCGCCGAACACCCGGACCTCCCGAATCTCGACACCGACGCGAGCGCGACGATCGCCTTTGGAACGGACAGCGGTCACCAAGGAGACCCGAACGGTCACGGCACCCACGTCGCGGGGACGGCGGCCGCCGCTGGGGATGTCGCCATGACCGGGACGGCTCCCGACGCGGTCATCATCTCCGTGGACGTGCTGGGGTATGGCACAGGATCGATGGGCGACATCATGGCCGGGATGGAGTACGCCGCCGCCGTCGGCGCGGACGCCGCCAACATCAGCCTCGGCTCCATGCAGGCCCCCCAGGATGTGGACGTCGGATTCTACCGTCAGCTGTTCCAGCCGGTCGCCAACTACGGACGACGCGAAGGCACGCTGTACGTCGGGTCGGCTGGCAACGATGAAACGGACCTGCAGGGTGGCTGGGTCCGCCTCTGGAACGGGCTCGCTGGTGTCGTCGGTGTCAGCGCTACCGGACCAAACGACGAACTGTCGTTCTACTCGAACTGGGGGCGGAACGACGTCGACGTCGGCGCGCCCGGCGGCGGCTACGAAACCGAGGAGCTGTCGGTCGACCCGGAGGCCGACGTCGAGTGGCCCGCTCCGCTCAGCTTCGTCTTCTCGACGGTCCCCGAGGGCGATGGCCCGGACGACAGCGATTACGACTGGTTTGCGGGCACGTCGATGGCGGCTCCGCAGGTCACCGGCCTCGCCGCGCTCGTGCGCGAACTCGACCCCGACGCGAACCCACAACAGGTGCTCCAAGCCATCCGACACGGCGCGGAGGTCGCGGACAACCGCGGCGACCCCGAACTCGGGGCCGGGCGCGTCAACGCGCTGAACACGGTCGAGCGCGTCTAA
- a CDS encoding DUF6541 family protein, with protein MGVDIFRHVDHVTSILESGSLSSIIGSRYYYAPFYHIYTAVSNQILGTEIHTTLFLIFTISMVVVFSTSIYIMTNIFWRPTFALIASILYLSADSVILWSISPQTTSLGLFFSLLSIYSLIRYIKSSNKIYLLLMTSLLLFTASTHQVSLFATFIIISSYVLFYNFYSEYPLNRSVYVMSISLLVFFLDSIVTRTQPGGATFFDQRVFVTFRSLTSGTGRTEHSLPSDPQFTATGAAALNEVHIMGLAILFILSIAGVLYYLSLDSHGKNNHLVVTLGGLVVVISFFTFAAPAIGIDLFMASRWFAFLHIPLVILATLGIFAVVSVASNALSSNNKKMLFIISLLIIICPYLILMGGNHEGAYDDPVFDSAPGAERWMTTETERELYKHASHYRGDDSDVLGDRRSDFPYQYYNGEGTETIQMEYQNPNSIIEEREGDLILYREYLDTNHPTYTLNVNGDRHNVHGPIPINKIDNRNYGKLYNNNKEGILIVINDVEG; from the coding sequence ATGGGGGTAGACATATTTCGACATGTTGATCATGTCACTTCCATTCTTGAGTCTGGGTCTCTATCATCAATTATTGGGAGCCGATATTATTATGCACCATTTTATCATATCTATACAGCTGTTTCCAATCAGATATTGGGGACGGAAATACATACTACACTCTTTCTAATATTCACAATTTCAATGGTGGTTGTATTTTCTACCTCTATTTACATAATGACAAATATATTCTGGAGACCGACATTCGCACTGATTGCATCTATTCTATACCTTTCAGCTGATTCTGTAATATTATGGTCGATAAGTCCTCAAACCACTTCATTAGGTCTCTTCTTTTCTCTCCTTTCTATCTATTCCCTCATAAGGTACATTAAGAGCAGTAATAAGATATATCTATTGTTGATGACGTCACTCCTTTTATTTACAGCCTCTACTCACCAAGTCAGTCTATTTGCAACATTCATCATTATAAGCAGCTATGTCCTATTTTACAATTTTTATTCTGAATATCCCTTAAACAGATCAGTTTATGTAATGTCAATATCTCTTTTAGTGTTTTTCTTAGATTCGATTGTTACTCGTACTCAGCCAGGTGGGGCCACATTTTTTGATCAGCGAGTATTCGTCACTTTTCGCTCTCTTACCTCAGGAACAGGACGAACAGAGCATTCACTTCCTTCGGATCCTCAATTCACAGCAACTGGAGCAGCAGCACTAAATGAAGTGCATATAATGGGACTTGCAATCCTATTCATACTCAGTATCGCTGGAGTGTTATATTACCTATCATTAGATTCACATGGAAAGAACAACCATTTGGTTGTTACGCTGGGAGGGCTTGTAGTAGTCATCTCATTTTTCACATTTGCTGCGCCAGCAATTGGAATAGACCTCTTTATGGCGTCTCGTTGGTTTGCCTTCTTACATATACCATTAGTTATATTAGCCACATTAGGTATCTTTGCAGTCGTCTCAGTAGCTTCTAATGCACTGTCGTCTAACAATAAAAAAATGCTATTCATCATATCTTTATTAATAATAATCTGTCCATATCTAATATTAATGGGTGGGAATCATGAGGGTGCATATGATGATCCAGTTTTTGATTCTGCACCTGGTGCCGAAAGATGGATGACCACGGAAACAGAACGAGAGTTATATAAGCATGCTTCTCACTACCGGGGAGACGATTCTGATGTATTAGGAGATAGAAGATCTGATTTTCCCTATCAGTATTACAATGGAGAGGGAACAGAAACGATTCAAATGGAATATCAAAATCCCAATAGTATTATAGAGGAGAGAGAGGGAGATTTAATACTCTATAGAGAATATTTAGATACCAATCATCCGACATATACGCTAAATGTTAACGGGGACAGGCATAATGTTCATGGACCAATACCGATTAATAAGATAGACAATAGAAATTACGGGAAATTGTACAACAATAACAAAGAAGGTATTTTAATCGTTATTAACGACGTGGAAGGATAA
- a CDS encoding glycosyltransferase has product MKVLNLVTTSNSAHYQEQLRALNRNNIEQDILSSHETGISPDSSIIANLPSGLKQVLYYGATTTSYYPNVLKHSMKTGEYDLLHATSGLVAPFALAQPIRPIVVTLWGSDLMGNYFAGHYDRVCEYCASKADATIVMSQEMNEQLDQDVYVIPHGIDLEKFKPISKDEAQRELGWNSKKKHVLFPYSKSRSVKRYPLAKEIVDEVNERTEKVVELHTISGEPHSKIPIYMNASDCLLLTSKHEGSPNTVKEAMACNLPVVSINVGDVEERLSGVYPSKVCDKESELADCLENTLDKDMRSNGRDHIQDLSLKKMGEQIVEVYKSVQK; this is encoded by the coding sequence ATGAAAGTTCTAAACTTAGTAACTACAAGCAATTCCGCACACTATCAAGAACAGCTCCGAGCACTAAATAGAAACAATATTGAACAGGATATATTATCTTCACACGAAACAGGTATAAGTCCAGATTCAAGTATCATTGCGAACTTACCAAGTGGACTCAAGCAGGTGTTATATTATGGAGCGACAACTACTTCCTACTATCCAAATGTACTCAAACACTCTATGAAGACTGGTGAGTACGATTTGCTACATGCTACTTCAGGTCTCGTCGCTCCTTTCGCGTTAGCGCAACCAATTCGACCAATAGTCGTTACCCTGTGGGGATCTGACTTGATGGGCAACTATTTCGCCGGGCACTATGACCGTGTCTGTGAATATTGCGCGAGCAAAGCTGATGCTACAATTGTTATGAGTCAAGAGATGAATGAACAACTAGATCAGGATGTATATGTGATACCTCATGGGATTGACTTAGAAAAATTTAAACCAATATCGAAAGACGAGGCACAACGAGAGTTAGGCTGGAACTCTAAAAAGAAGCATGTCCTCTTCCCTTATAGTAAGAGTCGAAGTGTGAAGAGATACCCCCTTGCAAAAGAAATTGTCGATGAAGTGAATGAGAGAACGGAGAAGGTGGTTGAACTCCATACAATTTCTGGAGAACCACATTCAAAAATACCGATCTATATGAATGCTTCTGATTGCTTGTTGTTAACTTCAAAACATGAGGGGTCTCCAAATACGGTTAAGGAGGCGATGGCCTGTAATCTACCCGTGGTTTCAATTAATGTCGGTGACGTAGAAGAACGATTATCTGGGGTTTATCCATCAAAAGTCTGTGATAAGGAGTCCGAGCTCGCTGACTGTCTTGAGAACACATTGGATAAAGATATGCGTTCAAATGGGAGAGACCATATTCAGGATCTGAGCCTGAAAAAAATGGGTGAACAGATCGTAGAAGTCTATAAGTCGGTTCAAAAATGA
- a CDS encoding polysaccharide deacetylase family protein produces the protein MNGEQVACLTLDLENDWYFDDPEYDHLTFEYIDDYIELIKRVGVPVTFFVVGRTIERYPDVIDKLDRELECEFHLHSYQHDTSKSYDFRTEIRKGKDAFEAHFGYEPQGYRAPQGNIDPEEFAVLEEEGFAFDSSIFPSFRPGVYSNLDKPLTPYVVEGTDELVEVPIAATPGTRIPVCQSYLKLFGRSYLAYLKYAPLPDPLVFNTHLQDFYRTESHDRLAQPKRAIMTRNMDESLELFAEAIEQIRGRGYEFGTMTDIVESNTTTKVEYETDKVPSVQKTEQDSSEISPADPTDD, from the coding sequence ATGAACGGCGAGCAGGTCGCGTGTCTGACGCTTGACCTCGAGAACGACTGGTACTTCGACGATCCGGAGTACGATCACCTCACGTTCGAGTACATCGACGACTATATCGAACTGATCAAACGTGTTGGCGTGCCGGTCACGTTCTTCGTCGTCGGGAGAACGATCGAGCGCTATCCCGACGTCATCGACAAGCTGGATCGGGAACTGGAGTGTGAGTTCCATCTGCACTCCTACCAGCACGACACGTCGAAGTCATACGATTTCCGGACCGAGATCCGAAAGGGGAAGGACGCGTTCGAGGCCCACTTCGGGTACGAGCCACAGGGGTACCGCGCCCCACAGGGGAACATCGATCCCGAGGAGTTCGCCGTCCTCGAAGAGGAGGGGTTCGCGTTCGACTCGAGTATCTTCCCGTCCTTTCGGCCGGGCGTCTACAGCAACCTCGACAAGCCGCTGACACCGTACGTCGTTGAAGGGACCGACGAGCTGGTCGAGGTGCCGATCGCGGCGACGCCCGGTACGCGGATTCCGGTCTGTCAAAGCTACTTGAAACTGTTCGGGCGATCGTATCTCGCCTACCTGAAGTACGCGCCGCTGCCCGATCCGCTCGTCTTCAACACGCATCTCCAGGACTTTTACCGGACCGAGTCTCACGACCGCCTCGCCCAGCCCAAGCGGGCGATTATGACGCGTAACATGGATGAATCGCTCGAGTTGTTCGCGGAGGCAATCGAGCAGATTCGGGGGCGGGGGTATGAGTTCGGGACGATGACAGATATCGTCGAGTCGAACACGACAACTAAGGTAGAGTATGAAACGGACAAGGTTCCGTCCGTACAGAAAACCGAGCAGGATTCATCAGAAATATCTCCTGCTGACCCGACTGACGATTAA
- a CDS encoding alkaline phosphatase family protein, producing the protein MSRISLLKAAVQHPELAIGKVNCYVNHISNKKKYNPDGVDVFSEDWDNLIILDACRYNEFKSVSNLSGNLESRVSRGSTSKEFIRGNFMNKKLYETIYVSANGWFVNLKDKIDSEVHKFTMVDRDLMDGLTSHPETVRKAAISEHEKHPNKRLIVHFMQPHHPFIGDFSSKFDFQKGFVETVSKSDVSQQEIINAYKENLALALDEVELLLDEISGKSVVTADHGELLGDRMRPLPAKIYSHPEGVYVPELVKVPWLVQESTDRREITFEKPGQQAIDADHNKVQNHLEDLGYIV; encoded by the coding sequence ATGTCCAGAATAAGCCTTCTAAAGGCCGCAGTCCAGCATCCGGAACTTGCTATTGGCAAAGTAAATTGCTATGTCAATCATATATCAAATAAGAAGAAATACAATCCTGATGGCGTGGATGTGTTCTCAGAAGACTGGGATAATTTAATAATACTTGATGCTTGCAGGTACAATGAATTTAAATCCGTATCTAATTTATCTGGGAATCTCGAATCACGAGTTTCTAGAGGTAGTACAAGTAAAGAATTCATACGTGGAAATTTCATGAATAAAAAATTATATGAGACTATTTATGTATCTGCGAATGGATGGTTTGTTAATTTGAAGGACAAAATTGATTCAGAAGTCCATAAATTCACGATGGTGGATCGAGACCTTATGGATGGACTTACCAGCCATCCAGAAACAGTACGAAAAGCAGCCATTTCTGAACATGAAAAACATCCAAATAAGCGCCTTATTGTTCATTTCATGCAACCACACCACCCATTTATAGGAGATTTCTCCTCCAAATTTGATTTCCAGAAAGGATTTGTTGAGACAGTATCTAAAAGTGATGTTTCGCAACAAGAAATCATTAATGCTTATAAGGAAAATCTCGCTCTCGCTTTAGATGAGGTGGAGTTACTACTAGATGAAATTAGTGGAAAGTCTGTGGTAACCGCAGATCATGGTGAGCTTCTCGGTGATCGGATGCGACCTCTTCCTGCTAAGATTTATAGTCATCCGGAAGGGGTATATGTGCCAGAATTAGTAAAAGTGCCTTGGCTCGTTCAGGAGTCAACCGATCGGAGAGAAATCACATTCGAAAAACCAGGCCAACAAGCTATTGATGCCGATCATAATAAAGTCCAAAATCATCTAGAAGATTTAGGATATATTGTATAA
- a CDS encoding DUF7563 family protein, giving the protein MPNCQSCGGYVTRDFVRVFGGEGTVAGCPNCTTYRELHADGGVEDTTEASPWEPKPDRPA; this is encoded by the coding sequence ATGCCAAACTGTCAGAGCTGTGGTGGGTACGTCACCCGGGATTTCGTGCGGGTGTTCGGTGGCGAGGGGACGGTGGCCGGCTGTCCGAACTGTACGACCTACCGTGAGCTCCATGCGGACGGCGGTGTCGAGGACACGACCGAGGCCTCGCCCTGGGAGCCGAAACCGGACCGGCCGGCCTGA
- a CDS encoding helix-turn-helix domain-containing protein has protein sequence MGASLSLDEEQSARAVGETFCRKKRDLSIEAAQKADETRLVRRLCFVKNLYLGDSREMAGRRVGISRSTTRRWARAWNDGGVNGLRLGFGGRPPPKLTPAQFDELCEILEEGQPWTPRAICALIEDRYDVTYHPSHLSRKLRATGVNYAKPRPMDPRRPENADEILAERLIEALGKDDPAAETDEPVVLRFFR, from the coding sequence TTGGGAGCGTCTCTCTCTCTTGATGAAGAACAGTCGGCGAGGGCAGTTGGTGAGACATTTTGTCGGAAAAAACGGGATCTATCGATTGAAGCTGCTCAGAAGGCGGACGAGACGCGTCTCGTTCGACGACTTTGCTTCGTGAAGAACCTCTATCTAGGCGATTCGCGTGAAATGGCAGGCCGACGCGTCGGGATCTCTCGATCCACGACGCGTCGATGGGCACGGGCGTGGAACGATGGTGGCGTCAATGGACTCCGCCTGGGCTTCGGCGGCCGGCCGCCACCGAAACTCACTCCAGCACAATTCGATGAACTCTGTGAGATCCTCGAAGAAGGCCAACCATGGACGCCACGAGCAATTTGTGCACTTATCGAGGACCGCTACGACGTCACGTATCATCCGTCACATCTGAGTCGGAAGCTTCGAGCCACCGGGGTGAATTATGCCAAGCCACGTCCGATGGATCCGCGTCGGCCGGAGAACGCAGATGAGATTCTCGCCGAGCGCCTGATTGAGGCACTCGGCAAGGACGATCCAGCGGCTGAGACAGATGAGCCAGTCGTACTGAGATTTTTTCGATGA
- a CDS encoding DUF7577 domain-containing protein, giving the protein MGLITIVGVLFLVGPWGIVLVAMYRTTVAEAGSERRSPADAGTPVGDGRTDRPPDGAGPRQRRCPACGTANDPGYTFCRACVQRLAGG; this is encoded by the coding sequence ATGGGCCTAATTACCATCGTGGGCGTCCTCTTCCTCGTCGGGCCGTGGGGGATCGTCCTGGTGGCGATGTACCGCACGACCGTGGCGGAGGCGGGCTCGGAGCGGCGGTCGCCCGCCGACGCGGGGACGCCCGTCGGCGACGGACGGACGGACCGACCGCCCGACGGCGCTGGCCCCCGCCAGAGGCGCTGTCCGGCCTGTGGGACGGCGAACGACCCCGGCTACACGTTCTGTCGGGCATGCGTCCAGCGGCTTGCCGGCGGCTGA